The genomic segment ATAACATCACTTATAGAAGCAGATCTACTCATTATGCTCACCGATATTGAAGGGCTTTATAATAAAGACCCACGGGCCAATCAGGATGCCGAGCTAATATCGCTCATTGACCGCATTGGCAAAGAAATCGAAAACACCGCGGGGGATACGGTGGGCTCGACCACAATTGGCGGCATGAAGACAAAGATTGAAGCTGCAAAAAAAGCTGCGGCATATGGGGTTCCAACAATTATTGCAAACGGAAACAACGGTGAGACGCTTGAGCAGATATTTTCCGGCGAAGAAGTAGGAACACTTTTTCTTCCTTCTGAGCAGAGTTTAAGCGGAAGGAAACACTGGATTGCTTTTACTCTTAAATCTAGCGGAGAAATAGTGATTGACAGCGGCGCTGCAAAAGCGCTGACCGCCTCAGGCAAAAGCCTTTTGCCCTCAGGGATTAAAGAAGTTAAGGGCAGCTTCGGAGTAGGAGAATCTGTTGCCTGTATAGATGAGAGCGGAACTCTTATAGCAAGGGGACTTACTTCGTATAGCTCTGCAGAAATAGTCAAGATTATGGGCTCTAAAACCACAGATATTGAAAACATATTGGGCTATAAATATAGCGATGAAGTAATACATAGAGACGATCTAGTAGTTATTGTTGATTAAAAGGTTTTACAGCTAGCCATGAAGTCTAAATTACTAATATACCTCTTAGTTATAGTTGTCATTATAATCCTTGTGGGAGCATCATACCTTGCGCTTACAAACTATATTTATACTAAACCATCTGTAAAAGAGGACGTTATTGTTTCTATTCCAAAGGGATCTGGACTAAAGAGCATATCTAATACCCTTATGGAAAACGGCGTAGTTGTTAATGACAAATTGTTCATTTTGTATGTAATGAAAGAAGGCTGGCAGGACCAACTAAAAGCTGGGGAGTATGAATTTAAAAAGGGCGCCACTTTATCTGAAGTTGCAAGCCAGATAGTGAGCGGAGATGTGCTGCTATACCAAGTAACTATTCCCGAAGGGCTTACGGTAAAAGAGATTGCAAGACTACTTGATGATAAAGGGGTGTTGGATGAAAAAGACTTTATCACTGAAACTCAGAACAAGGAGCTCATCGCAGAACTGCTTGGGCCAAATGCAAAGAGTTTTGAGGGCTACCTTTTCCCTGAGACTTATTCTTATTCCAAATCACCCACTGCAAAAGAATTAATTGTCCTT from the Thermodesulfobacteriota bacterium genome contains:
- the proB gene encoding glutamate 5-kinase: ITSLIEADLLIMLTDIEGLYNKDPRANQDAELISLIDRIGKEIENTAGDTVGSTTIGGMKTKIEAAKKAAAYGVPTIIANGNNGETLEQIFSGEEVGTLFLPSEQSLSGRKHWIAFTLKSSGEIVIDSGAAKALTASGKSLLPSGIKEVKGSFGVGESVACIDESGTLIARGLTSYSSAEIVKIMGSKTTDIENILGYKYSDEVIHRDDLVVIVD
- the mltG gene encoding endolytic transglycosylase MltG, whose amino-acid sequence is MKSKLLIYLLVIVVIIILVGASYLALTNYIYTKPSVKEDVIVSIPKGSGLKSISNTLMENGVVVNDKLFILYVMKEGWQDQLKAGEYEFKKGATLSEVASQIVSGDVLLYQVTIPEGLTVKEIARLLDDKGVLDEKDFITETQNKELIAELLGPNAKSFEGYLFPETYSYSKSPTAKELIVLMVERFDAVFQPLKELRDKHKLSDQEIIILASIIEKETGAAFERPIISAVFQNRLRIGMKLDSDPTVIYGMGERFKGNIKRRHLRELTQYNTYMIKGLPPGPIANPGKDSIIAVFEPADVKYLYFVSKGDGTHHFSNNYREHQNAVNKYQR